In Myxococcus stipitatus, the following are encoded in one genomic region:
- a CDS encoding helix-turn-helix domain-containing protein, with amino-acid sequence MSSRHALLEQIGADIARFQEGSAAFDATVGEVLALGRAEMTCLAQLHFGGPAPLSAVARGTDVERLELAGYVRREVVGGGRRLVLTEHAKEWIETLWGPLREEGFQLMASLPDEELHVIAGILSAVRGVQDRHAARVAKLLHAPGGAGAARRRGGLSSAALHRVRLFIEAHLARRIRVEELARQSGLSVFYFTRAFRQSMAMTPHAYVQQRRVERARVLLSSTSRSLGEIALEVGFSSQSHFTTVFRRLTGLTPAVIRRGGG; translated from the coding sequence ATGAGCTCCCGACACGCCCTCCTCGAGCAGATAGGCGCCGACATCGCCCGCTTCCAGGAGGGCTCCGCGGCATTCGACGCGACCGTGGGGGAGGTGCTCGCGCTGGGCCGCGCGGAGATGACCTGCCTGGCGCAGTTGCACTTCGGTGGTCCCGCGCCATTGAGCGCGGTCGCGCGGGGCACCGACGTGGAGCGGCTCGAGCTCGCGGGGTACGTCCGGCGAGAGGTTGTCGGGGGCGGCAGGCGGCTCGTGCTCACCGAGCATGCGAAGGAGTGGATTGAGACGCTGTGGGGACCCCTGCGCGAGGAGGGCTTCCAGTTGATGGCGTCCTTGCCGGATGAGGAGCTGCATGTCATCGCGGGAATCCTGAGCGCGGTGCGAGGAGTCCAGGACCGGCACGCCGCCCGGGTCGCGAAGTTGCTCCATGCGCCCGGAGGAGCAGGGGCGGCACGGCGGCGAGGGGGCCTCTCCTCCGCCGCGCTGCATCGGGTGCGGCTCTTCATCGAGGCCCACCTGGCGCGGCGCATCCGAGTGGAGGAGCTGGCCCGGCAGTCAGGCTTGAGCGTCTTCTACTTCACGCGGGCCTTCAGGCAGTCCATGGCGATGACACCTCATGCCTACGTGCAACAGCGAAGGGTGGAGCGAGCACGTGTGCTGTTGAGCAGCACCTCGCGCTCGCTGGGGGAGATCGCTCTCGAGGTCGGCTTCAGCTCGCAAAGCCACTTCACCACCGTGTTCCGGCGGCTGACGGGACTGACGCCGGCTGTCATCCGGCGCGGGGGCGGGTGA
- a CDS encoding helix-turn-helix transcriptional regulator, producing MPRLHAAPLFSAPDLQLYRVTCDGQDGPRLREEAVDSERLVLALHGRFQFRDTRTRAVVSPGIGLRLSPRRPCEISHPHGSGDACVSVRGDWLRRWDTSDATTLPVGEDAYRKLQAVMNHASSGVTLDRLQVEEALGLVLTPSGHSSTDVSPRERDIAHAIAHEAALHFDAGISVETLAQGAGVSAFHACRVFRKVMRTSIHQYVQEVRLRHALALVLDTHRPLADVALEAGFANQGHLGNAFRRRYGQSPGATRKSRFHSGT from the coding sequence ATGCCGCGCCTGCACGCCGCGCCCTTGTTCAGCGCGCCAGACCTCCAGCTCTACCGCGTCACCTGCGACGGACAAGATGGTCCCCGGCTCAGGGAGGAGGCGGTGGACAGCGAGCGGCTCGTGCTCGCGCTCCACGGTCGCTTCCAGTTCCGCGACACGAGGACCCGCGCCGTGGTCTCTCCAGGAATCGGCCTGAGACTGAGCCCGCGCCGGCCCTGCGAAATCAGCCACCCCCATGGGAGCGGCGACGCGTGCGTCTCCGTGCGAGGCGATTGGCTGCGCCGCTGGGACACCTCGGACGCCACGACGCTCCCCGTCGGCGAGGACGCCTATCGCAAGCTCCAGGCCGTGATGAATCACGCGAGCTCGGGAGTGACCTTGGACCGGCTCCAGGTGGAGGAGGCGCTGGGCCTCGTCCTCACCCCGTCCGGGCACTCGTCCACGGACGTGAGCCCCCGCGAGCGAGATATCGCCCACGCCATCGCCCACGAGGCCGCGCTCCACTTCGACGCGGGCATCTCCGTGGAAACGCTGGCCCAGGGCGCGGGCGTCTCCGCCTTCCACGCATGCCGCGTCTTCCGCAAGGTGATGAGGACCAGCATCCACCAGTACGTCCAGGAGGTGCGGCTGCGGCATGCGCTCGCCCTCGTGCTGGACACGCACCGCCCCTTGGCGGACGTGGCGCTGGAGGCTGGCTTCGCCAACCAGGGTCATCTCGGCAATGCCTTCCGGCGCCGCTACGGTCAGTCCCCGGGCGCCACGAGGAAGAGCCGGTTTCATTCCGGGACCTGA
- a CDS encoding DUF1772 domain-containing protein, producing the protein MKWSAAEIILWLLVLNLGISLGAGLYEHRIVLPRWLDAPGSHWFAEAARQDNVGLRFWAFVSTGPLTLLTLASFALALQTTGPLRVWWLVAASLVLADRLLTFSYFIPTMMRLMQAPDSSEAVSSAMLWSRMNYLRHLLVAAAWLCSLQALTWMRAGKLLPVSPGQSL; encoded by the coding sequence ATGAAGTGGTCGGCGGCGGAAATCATCCTGTGGCTCCTCGTGCTCAACCTCGGCATCTCGCTGGGGGCGGGGCTCTACGAGCATCGCATCGTGCTCCCCAGGTGGCTCGACGCCCCGGGCTCACACTGGTTCGCGGAGGCGGCAAGGCAAGACAACGTGGGGCTGCGCTTCTGGGCCTTCGTCAGCACGGGCCCCTTGACGCTGCTCACCCTGGCGAGCTTCGCCCTGGCACTCCAAACCACGGGGCCGCTGCGTGTCTGGTGGCTCGTGGCCGCGTCGCTGGTGCTCGCCGACCGCCTCCTCACCTTCTCGTACTTCATCCCCACGATGATGCGGCTGATGCAAGCGCCCGACTCCTCCGAGGCCGTGTCGAGCGCGATGCTCTGGAGCCGGATGAACTACCTGCGCCATCTCCTGGTCGCCGCCGCGTGGCTCTGCTCGCTCCAGGCCCTGACGTGGATGAGGGCGGGCAAGCTCCTCCCTGTCTCACCGGGCCAGTCCTTGTAG
- a CDS encoding methyltransferase, with protein sequence MTTPTVHPAQRIVDLSFGFILSGALSSVAELGVADKLAQGPRSAASLAEELGVHAQSLYRVLRLLASVEVFAENEAGLFSLTPAAEYLRTDDASSLRSAVRMLTQDIFWAPTGKMVETVRTGQTPFDRIFGKPFFDYLNDDTVQGALFHQGMSSLSDMENGTIAGSYDFAGMGSVVDVGGGHGGFLIEVLKLAPQVRGVLFDHAQVLGGSRVAQAGFSERCALVEGDFFQSVPKGSDAYVLKRILHDWNDETCVRILRHCREAMAEGGRVLVIDTVIPPGNAPHGGKVLDVMMLASLPGRERTKEDFHKLFAQAGLKLSRSLPTPTALSITEAVAA encoded by the coding sequence ATGACCACCCCCACCGTGCATCCCGCGCAGCGCATCGTCGACCTGAGCTTTGGCTTCATCCTCTCCGGTGCGCTGTCCTCCGTGGCTGAATTAGGCGTCGCGGACAAGTTGGCCCAGGGGCCCCGGAGCGCGGCCTCGCTCGCGGAGGAGCTGGGCGTCCATGCCCAATCCCTGTACCGGGTCCTCCGGTTGCTCGCGAGCGTGGAGGTGTTCGCCGAGAATGAGGCGGGGCTCTTCTCCCTGACGCCCGCCGCCGAATACCTGCGCACCGACGACGCCAGCTCCCTGCGCAGCGCGGTGCGGATGCTCACGCAGGACATCTTCTGGGCGCCCACCGGCAAGATGGTCGAGACGGTGCGCACCGGTCAGACCCCCTTCGACCGCATCTTCGGCAAGCCGTTCTTCGACTACCTCAACGACGACACCGTCCAGGGCGCGCTGTTCCACCAAGGCATGTCCAGCCTCTCCGACATGGAGAACGGCACCATCGCCGGCAGCTACGACTTCGCGGGCATGGGGAGCGTGGTGGACGTGGGCGGCGGACACGGCGGCTTCCTCATCGAGGTGCTCAAGCTCGCGCCCCAGGTTCGCGGCGTCCTCTTCGACCATGCCCAGGTGCTCGGCGGCTCCCGCGTCGCCCAGGCGGGATTCTCGGAGCGGTGCGCGCTGGTGGAGGGAGACTTCTTCCAGTCCGTGCCCAAGGGCTCGGATGCCTATGTCCTCAAGCGCATCCTCCATGACTGGAACGACGAGACCTGTGTTCGCATCCTCCGCCACTGCCGCGAGGCCATGGCCGAAGGTGGGCGCGTCCTCGTCATCGACACCGTCATTCCTCCCGGCAACGCGCCGCACGGAGGCAAGGTGCTGGACGTGATGATGCTGGCCTCGCTGCCAGGGCGCGAACGCACGAAGGAGGACTTCCACAAGCTCTTCGCGCAAGCGGGCCTGAAGCTCTCGCGCAGCCTCCCCACGCCGACGGCGC